The Rosa rugosa chromosome 3, drRosRugo1.1, whole genome shotgun sequence sequence ttttggctttgtaaacGCAAATGTAATTTCGCGAACACattgtactgcttttggccgcaaagccactttatgaatgaaattttctgattttgttaTTTATATAATGAAATTATATAATAAAGCCTCTGGTATAGGCCCTTACATATATTCCTAACACATATTGTCAAGAACAATGAGGGAAAAGTTACATTATAACTGAAAAAGTGCTGGAAAAATCGCTGCAAGATGTAATGGTTGCTGCAAAATGTAATGGCCGCAACCAAGGCCTGGATGCatagagtgttgccccctagtgttcGTAGGAGGAGCAAATACAGGAAAATGAGGCCACAGAAAAGGCCTAAATGTAAGGGGTGATGCGTGCCAAGGAACGCTATGTTTGCCCCCTTGTCTCAACAACGGAAGAGTGTGTGGGATCCTCAAATTCCCAAACGCTGGGGTAATACTTCTTTAAGAACCGACCGTTGATGGGGTTGCGGTGaaggtcgccatccaaatctttgaggtggaAGGCCCCGCGCTCCAAAAATTCTGTGAATAACAAACAGTCCTTCCCAGCgaggagtccatttaccgcggcCAGTCAACTTTTCGCCAAATGGAAGCACTACCTTCCAAACGAGCTCACCTTCCTTGTAACTGCGACCACGtgtcctcttatcataggcgcgagcgatCCGCTGCTTTTCCATTATCAAGTTGTCTAAAGCCTCTAAGCGTTGCtcgctaaggtcttcatgttcctgccacatagcctggaCATAGTCCTCACCAATCAAATGATGTTGATCCTGAACGCGTAAAGATTGAACATTAAGCTCCAAGGGAAGGactgcatcatggccaaacatcaaCGCGTAGGGCGTGGTGGCAGTTGGATTCCGCTTGGAAGTGCGATAAGCCCACAACGTCTCATACAATGTCTCGTGCCATTGGAGAGGGTTTTCAACCAGCATCGATCTTCTTCAAgagggtgataataatcttgttactggcctccgcttgaccattggattgaGCATAATAGGGTGTGCTATGGACAAAAACTGGATACCCAAGTCAGTGACGAGCTGCTCAACGTCACCACCCAtgaatgctgcccccctgtccgAGACCAACACCTCAGGGATACCAAACCTGTAGATAATATTCTGAAAGATGAATTGGCGAATGGTCGCTCCAGAGGCCTCcttcaaaggctcagcttcTACCACTTAGTGAAGAAATCAAtagcgacgatgatgaacttgtgctgGAGTGAAGAGTGAGGGTGAATCattccaatcaagtccaaagcccagcctcgtgcaggccaaggtttaataataggttgcatgggaatattgggaatgtgctggACTGGTCCATGAGCTTGGAAATCTTGGTAGCCTTCGCGAACGTAATACAATCCTTTAAAATGCTAGGCCAGTAATACCCATGTCGCCTGATTAGCCAGCGCATCTTTGGACCTGCctgatgggctccacatacgCCGGCGTGTACCTCTCGCATTAAACGCTTTGCGTCGCGGCCAAACACACACCTGAAGTTGATGCCATCTTCGCCACGTCATCGCAACTCATCACCTCTGAGGAAGTAATTTAGTGCCAGAAAACGGATCTTCATGTCTGCAGTGGGATCAGGCTGTGTGAGGTAATCTATCAAAGGGATGCGCCAATCTACGTCAACAGGCTCTAGGACCGCGACGACCGGATCGTCAGGCGGGTCAGGTCGggcgagccacgaaggcagtgtgcgTCGCTCAACCTTCAGGATTCGCTGGCGAACCCCGTATTTCAaagtaatgcctgtagccagtTGAGCGAGTTCATTGGTCGCAAAGTTGCGCTCGCGAGGAATGTATTCTAAATCCGCGTCATCAAATTGGTCCAGAAGTTCAACGGCGCGACTCAAATATGGTACGAGTAAGCAACTGATACACCTGTACTTCTCACGGAGCTGATTGATCACGAGCAAAGAATCGCTGCGTACCTGGACGTCTCTCAGTCCTAGTTCCAGCAACACTTCTAGACCTATAATGAGGGCGTCGTATTCTGCCTGGTTATTGGTGCACttgaactccaactggaaagagtaagaaaaacgatcgccaGCTGGGTTTTCCAAGACAACCCTTGCCCCTGCTAGTGTATCCGTTCTTGAGCCGTCAAAATACAATATCCAGGGCTGGAGTGAGACTGTGGCATGGTACCAGACAGCATATTCTGGAATGCGCGCCAGATCCGGGCGATCCACAGTTGTTACTGCAACCTCCAAATCTCTCACCGCGGGGACGTCTAGCATCGGGTGATGTGCCAAAAAGTCCGCGATGGCTTGACCCTTGACTGCTTTCTGTGGAATGTATTGTAGCGAGAACTTGGATAAGGCcagcacccacttgccaatgcggcctctcagaataggtcgcGACAGCATATATTTGACTAGGTCagtttgagcaatgatgcaagtagtaaaggacaacatgtagtggcgcaacttgcatgctgagaagtataatgtAAGACACAGCTTCTCCATTAGAGTGTACCTTGTTTCGCAATCTGTAAGTGTTCTACTGAGGTAGAAGATGGCATGCTAGACACCGTCCTCATCATTTTGAGCGAGTACGCTGctaatggaagcctcagctgctgaaatatacaGTTTCAATGGAAATCCAGCTCTAGGAGGCATGAGCACTGGCGGGCTCGCCAGATAGGCCTTAATTTTgtcaaaagcctcttgatgtttaggttcccaTACAAACTCGTTATGTCCCTGTAACTTGAGCAGTGGGGAAAAAGGCTGGattttacctgcagagttagagatgaaACGTCTCAAAAAGTTGATCCTACCCAGCAATCGTTGTAGCTCTCTCTTTGTTCGCGGGGGagaggcattgataactgcgcTTGCCTTATCTttagggacctcaattcccctctggTGGACTATAAATCCTAAAAAGTCACCtgcctgaactccaaaaacgcatttggcgggattcatcttgagcttgtgttgccgcatgcgctcgaagacCTTTCTGAGATCTACAATATGGTCCCCTCGCTTCTTAGACTTCACgaccacgtcatcaatgtaaacctctaaaatcttcccaagtatgtcgtggaaaatcaggttcatggctctctgatatgtggccccagcattcttcagtccaaaaggcatgaccacatattcgAAAACCCCCGCGAACCCTGGGCAACGGAACGCTGTCTTGTGTCTGTCCTCCTCCGCGACGCGAATCTGGTGATACCCTGCAGTTCCGTCCATGAAGGAAAACAATTCATGTCCCGCTACTGCGTCTACTAgcatatccgcgaccggcatggggtagacgtctTTAGGCGTATCGACATTAAGGTCTTTGTAGTCCACGCaaaccctcatcttgccattttTCTTGCGAACATGCACTATgttggatagccactgattgtatttggcgaCCCTGATAATACCTGACTTGTGCATCTTTTcaacttcctctttgaccagaacttgggtcTCAGAGTTCATTCTCcgcggctcttgcttcacaggcctcttgtcagggaatGTGGGCAGCTGATGGCATACCAAATCCGGTGACAGGCCAGGCATGTCTTCATATTTTTCCGcgaagcagtctttgaattctagTAGTAAGTCAATGAGCCTCTGTTTCACGCTAGGCTCTAAATAAGCGCtaatagccacttccataggctcgtCTACTGTGCCGAGATTGAccttctcggtagggtctctgaccttGGGAGGGGTATCATCCAACGCTGCCGGGGCTagctgaatctcttcttcatcttcttgt is a genomic window containing:
- the LOC133737088 gene encoding uncharacterized protein LOC133737088; the protein is MLSRPILRGRIGKWVLALSKFSLQYIPQKAVKGQAIADFLAHHPMLDVPAVRDLEVAVTTVDRPDLARIPEYAVWYHATVSLQPWILYFDGSRTDTLAGARVVLENPAGDRFSYSFQLEFKCTNNQAEYDALIIGLEVLLELGLRDVQVRSDSLLVINQLREKYRCISCLLVPYLSRAVELLDQFDDADLEYIPRERNFATNELAQLATGITLKYGVRQRILKVERRTLPSWLARPDPPDDPVVAVLEPVDVDWRIPLIDYLTQPDPTADMKIRFLALNYFLRGDELR